A region from the Muribaculum gordoncarteri genome encodes:
- a CDS encoding phosphatidate cytidylyltransferase, with product MKNLLLRSLSGAVYVALIVAAILINRWTFLALCLLFAILALIEFFKLSHVSTTKKSTATCIVDILGAIALITSTWCAVSFNIYTPFAAYLGYFLVRFIMQLYIQDKSPLVNLAYSMMGQLYIGFPLAMMSCIYAISPYLVLAMFIFIWLNDTGAFIVGSSIGRHPLFPRISPKKSWEGFWGGLVFCIATALLIMNLWPATFAPVKLSLMVAMSVVVSIFATWGDLVESMIKRTLHVKDSGTIMPGHGGILDRIDSLLCVSPAVLCYLLLILYL from the coding sequence ATGAAGAATTTATTGTTGCGAAGCCTTTCGGGAGCCGTGTATGTGGCTCTTATCGTGGCGGCCATACTCATAAATCGATGGACATTCCTCGCGTTATGTCTGTTGTTTGCAATATTGGCGCTTATTGAATTTTTCAAATTAAGTCATGTAAGCACCACCAAAAAGAGTACGGCTACATGCATAGTCGACATTTTGGGAGCAATCGCACTTATCACCTCGACATGGTGTGCCGTGTCATTTAATATATATACCCCGTTTGCCGCCTATCTGGGCTATTTCCTTGTACGCTTCATCATGCAGCTGTACATCCAGGACAAATCTCCGCTGGTCAATCTTGCCTACTCCATGATGGGCCAACTCTACATCGGCTTCCCCCTGGCGATGATGTCGTGCATATATGCCATATCGCCCTACCTCGTATTGGCGATGTTCATTTTTATATGGCTCAACGACACCGGAGCCTTCATCGTAGGCAGCTCTATAGGCCGGCACCCGTTGTTCCCGCGCATATCACCCAAGAAGTCATGGGAGGGATTCTGGGGCGGATTGGTGTTCTGCATCGCCACCGCACTGCTCATCATGAACCTGTGGCCTGCGACATTCGCACCCGTGAAGCTATCGCTTATGGTGGCCATGTCGGTTGTCGTGTCGATATTCGCCACATGGGGCGATCTCGTCGAATCGATGATAAAGCGCACCCTGCACGTAAAGGATTCAGGCACCATAATGCCCGGTCACGGAGGCATACTCGACCGCATCGACTCGCTGCTGTGCGTTTCACCCGCGGTGCTGTGCTACTTGCTATTGATTCTGTATCTGTAA
- a CDS encoding AIR synthase related protein, whose translation MSDQRYDMRGVSASKEDVHNAIKNVDKGLYPKAFCKIIPDYLGNDSEYCNIMHADGAGTKSSLAYIYWKETGDLSVWKGIAQDALIMNIDDLLCVGATDNILVSSTIGRNKMLIPGEVIAAIINGTEELLEELRGMGVSIYSTGGETADVGDLVRTIIVDSTVTCRMRRSDVIDNANIKGGDVIVGLASYGQAAYEKEYNGGMGSNGLTSARHDVFKHDLAIKYPESYDAAVPVELVYSGSMGLTDAVDNAPVNAGKLVLSPTRTYAPVIKKLLDEMRDKIDGMVHCSGGAQTKVMHFVTDKHVIKDNLFPVPPLFDLIQRESGTDWKEMYKVFNMGHRMEIYVAPEDAACVIEISESMGIPARIIGRVEDAPANMLTIISDKGTFKY comes from the coding sequence ATGAGCGATCAGCGATATGACATGCGTGGAGTATCGGCCTCAAAGGAGGATGTCCACAATGCAATCAAGAATGTTGACAAAGGTCTTTACCCAAAAGCTTTCTGTAAAATCATTCCCGACTACCTCGGCAATGATTCGGAGTACTGCAACATAATGCACGCCGACGGAGCCGGAACCAAATCATCATTAGCCTATATATATTGGAAAGAAACCGGCGACCTGAGCGTGTGGAAAGGCATAGCACAGGACGCCCTTATAATGAACATCGACGACCTGCTCTGTGTAGGTGCAACCGACAACATACTCGTAAGCTCAACAATCGGACGCAACAAGATGCTGATTCCGGGCGAAGTAATAGCCGCCATAATCAACGGCACCGAAGAGCTGCTTGAAGAGCTTCGCGGAATGGGAGTGTCGATATACAGCACCGGAGGTGAAACAGCCGATGTAGGCGACCTCGTTCGCACGATAATCGTCGACAGCACGGTAACATGCCGCATGCGTCGCAGCGATGTAATCGACAACGCCAACATAAAGGGCGGCGATGTGATCGTGGGACTTGCCAGCTACGGACAGGCCGCTTATGAAAAAGAGTATAACGGCGGAATGGGTTCCAACGGATTGACTTCGGCGCGTCACGATGTGTTTAAGCACGACCTCGCTATCAAGTATCCCGAGAGCTATGATGCAGCAGTGCCTGTAGAGCTGGTATATTCAGGTTCGATGGGTCTCACCGACGCCGTCGACAACGCACCCGTCAACGCCGGAAAGCTCGTTCTGTCGCCCACCCGCACCTACGCCCCCGTTATCAAGAAGCTTCTCGACGAGATGCGTGACAAGATTGACGGAATGGTACACTGCTCGGGCGGAGCCCAGACCAAAGTTATGCACTTCGTCACCGACAAGCATGTGATAAAGGACAACCTCTTCCCCGTTCCTCCTCTGTTTGACCTGATTCAGCGCGAATCGGGAACCGACTGGAAAGAGATGTACAAGGTGTTCAACATGGGTCACCGCATGGAGATATACGTAGCACCCGAGGATGCTGCTTGCGTCATCGAGATTTCAGAATCAATGGGCATCCCGGCCCGCATCATCGGACGCGTGGAGGATGCGCCGGCCAATATGCTCACCATCATCTCGGATAAGGGTACATTCAAGTATTAA
- a CDS encoding transporter substrate-binding domain-containing protein — MRSLATMLLSVLLVCTLAYSCRGGSTSESAEAADSIHSIPDTLRVGTLYSPLSYFIYREEQMGYDYDLIKQFGADKGVYIDLVVAPSISSLLEMLDSGKVDLAAYEIPIIAANRDRVIPCGVENITHQVLVQPKGNPDSLITDVTQLVGREVYVEKDSKYQHRLANLNDELGGGIMMHVVDQDTLITEDLIEMVSSGKIPLTIVDSDIARLNKTYYNSLDVSLEVSFPNGRRGECRLTRHGWPTA, encoded by the coding sequence ATGCGTAGTCTTGCAACAATGTTACTATCGGTGTTGCTCGTGTGCACCCTGGCATACTCATGCCGAGGCGGCTCAACCTCTGAATCAGCCGAGGCCGCCGATTCCATACACAGCATCCCCGACACGTTAAGAGTGGGAACTCTCTACAGTCCCCTCTCCTACTTCATCTACCGTGAAGAACAGATGGGCTACGACTACGATCTTATAAAGCAGTTTGGTGCCGACAAGGGCGTCTATATCGACCTTGTAGTTGCTCCAAGCATATCCTCGCTGCTTGAAATGCTCGATTCGGGCAAAGTAGACCTCGCAGCCTACGAGATTCCAATCATCGCCGCCAACCGCGACAGGGTGATTCCCTGCGGTGTTGAAAACATAACACATCAGGTGCTCGTACAACCCAAAGGCAATCCCGACTCGCTCATCACCGATGTGACGCAGCTTGTAGGGCGTGAAGTCTACGTAGAGAAGGACTCCAAGTACCAGCATCGTCTTGCCAATCTCAACGACGAGCTGGGAGGAGGCATAATGATGCATGTTGTCGACCAGGACACATTGATTACCGAGGACTTGATAGAGATGGTGTCATCGGGCAAGATACCCCTAACGATTGTCGACAGCGACATTGCGCGGTTGAACAAAACCTACTATAACTCCCTTGATGTGTCACTTGAGGTGAGCTTCCCCAACGGTCGTCGTGGGGAGTGCCGCTTGACAAGGCATGGCTGGCCGACAGCATAA
- a CDS encoding transglycosylase SLT domain-containing protein, whose product MPLDKAWLADSINAWIGSSEPRQAQEKLLKRYFELSKNSPSLSLDLSKGRMSPYDNLFKKYAKEIGWDWRMLASQGYAESRFDTTVVSWAGARGLMQIMPRTARAYGLSMNRISNPEASISTATAIIRDLDKSLSRYVPDPEERKKFVVAAYNSGIAHIYDAIALARKYGKNPQVWSGNVAEALLMKANPDYYNDPVCKYGYFRGKETTNYVIKVFDMYNRARKNVPV is encoded by the coding sequence GTGCCGCTTGACAAGGCATGGCTGGCCGACAGCATAAACGCATGGATCGGCAGCAGCGAGCCGCGGCAGGCTCAGGAGAAGTTGCTGAAGCGTTACTTCGAGCTGAGCAAAAACAGTCCGTCACTGTCGCTCGACCTGTCAAAAGGCCGAATGTCGCCCTACGACAACCTCTTCAAGAAATATGCCAAGGAGATTGGTTGGGACTGGCGAATGCTTGCCTCACAAGGATATGCCGAAAGCAGGTTTGACACCACGGTTGTGTCATGGGCGGGAGCACGCGGACTCATGCAGATCATGCCCCGCACGGCACGTGCCTACGGACTGTCGATGAACCGAATATCAAACCCCGAAGCGAGCATAAGCACAGCCACGGCGATAATACGCGACCTCGACAAGTCGCTGTCACGTTACGTTCCCGACCCCGAGGAGCGGAAAAAGTTTGTAGTCGCAGCCTACAACTCGGGCATCGCACACATATACGATGCAATAGCGTTGGCTCGAAAATACGGCAAAAACCCGCAAGTGTGGAGTGGAAACGTCGCCGAAGCTCTGTTGATGAAAGCAAATCCCGACTATTACAACGACCCTGTGTGTAAATATGGATATTTTCGTGGCAAGGAAACAACAAATTACGTGATAAAAGTGTTTGATATGTACAACCGGGCTCGTAAAAACGTGCCTGTTTGA
- a CDS encoding DUF3332 domain-containing protein, whose protein sequence is MKKKYLSVALVIALAGSMLTTSCIGNFALTNKLLAWNKTISNKFVNELVFFAFWIIPVYEVSALADVLVFNTIEFWSGNNPVACGKKVIDGQDGRYLVECDGKGYTITSENDNSVVRLDFDAADDSWSVRVNEGESYKLMTFIDDSHVKMITPDGSMQVVELSQSGVWAYQQTATQAAFAMK, encoded by the coding sequence ATGAAAAAAAAGTATCTGAGTGTTGCTCTCGTAATCGCTTTAGCCGGTTCGATGTTGACAACATCCTGTATTGGTAACTTTGCTCTTACCAACAAACTATTGGCATGGAACAAGACTATCAGCAACAAGTTTGTGAACGAACTCGTATTCTTCGCATTCTGGATCATCCCGGTATACGAAGTTTCAGCACTGGCTGATGTACTCGTGTTCAACACAATCGAGTTCTGGAGCGGTAACAACCCCGTGGCTTGCGGTAAGAAAGTAATAGACGGACAGGACGGTCGCTACCTCGTTGAGTGCGACGGCAAGGGTTACACCATCACAAGCGAAAACGACAACAGCGTCGTACGCCTTGACTTCGATGCAGCCGACGACTCATGGAGTGTAAGAGTTAACGAGGGCGAAAGCTACAAGCTCATGACATTCATCGACGACTCTCATGTAAAGATGATCACCCCCGACGGATCAATGCAGGTTGTCGAACTGTCACAGAGCGGAGTTTGGGCTTACCAGCAGACAGCTACTCAGGCAGCATTCGCAATGAAATAA
- a CDS encoding M23 family metallopeptidase, whose amino-acid sequence MICKIFSLLTAAAITLPASAQSTEVQLAKPLNIPLYLSGNFGELRSNHFHSGLDFKTQGRTGIPVHSADDGYVSRIVVSPWGFGRAIYITHPATGLTTVYGHLSSFSPKIDNPVRKLQYEKESFAVDLEFAPDEIPVKRGEQIALSGNSGSSGGPHLHMDVRDTKTEEALDPMPYFKQYITDKVAPELRSLALYPVNGEGVVNGGSSPVTHSPQQASVPFKAWGKVTPAIKAYDKMSGTSNIYGVKYLTLTVDGNPVYKRVIDRFSFDNTRGINTIVDYAGVVRNNSWMMTSRVAAARPLGDMIEAVDNGVLDINEERDYKCVWILEDEHGNTRRVPFTITGVRHDIPEAVHKGDMLSWKGNNVYSGNGIKASFPAGTFYDDIYLKVTSEPIAGYVTDRFTVGDTTIPVSGEYTIEIDIDRDTVPDKNKYCLVRIDGKRRSAVDAKYVDGKMQGTPNRLGSFAVTTDTRPPVIKPEAPANWGKRGRVSYIISDNLSGITEYRGEIDGKWAMFELDGKTGRLSFTMDPSRFTRNTNHEVVLKVTDRCGNTSEHKSNFRW is encoded by the coding sequence ATGATTTGCAAGATATTTTCACTATTGACCGCAGCAGCAATAACGCTTCCCGCTTCAGCGCAGAGCACCGAAGTTCAACTCGCCAAGCCTCTTAATATTCCGCTATACTTGAGCGGAAACTTCGGCGAGTTACGCAGCAACCACTTCCATTCGGGACTCGACTTCAAGACCCAGGGACGCACCGGCATCCCCGTACACAGTGCCGATGACGGATATGTGTCACGCATAGTCGTGTCGCCTTGGGGATTCGGACGCGCTATCTACATCACCCATCCGGCTACGGGACTCACCACCGTCTACGGTCACCTGAGTTCGTTTTCGCCCAAAATAGACAATCCGGTGCGCAAGCTCCAATATGAAAAAGAGTCATTTGCCGTCGACCTTGAGTTTGCACCCGATGAAATTCCGGTAAAACGCGGCGAGCAGATAGCCTTGAGCGGAAACTCGGGATCGTCGGGTGGTCCGCATCTCCACATGGATGTGCGTGACACCAAGACCGAAGAGGCCCTCGACCCAATGCCCTACTTCAAGCAGTACATCACCGACAAGGTGGCTCCCGAGCTGCGCTCACTGGCGCTATATCCTGTCAACGGTGAAGGCGTGGTCAACGGCGGTTCGTCACCCGTCACCCACTCGCCCCAGCAGGCATCGGTACCTTTCAAGGCATGGGGCAAAGTGACTCCGGCCATAAAAGCCTACGACAAGATGTCGGGCACCTCCAATATCTACGGCGTTAAATATCTCACTCTCACCGTCGACGGCAATCCGGTCTACAAGCGTGTCATCGACCGATTCAGCTTCGACAACACTCGCGGAATCAACACAATCGTCGACTATGCCGGCGTAGTGCGCAACAACTCATGGATGATGACATCGCGCGTTGCCGCCGCCCGTCCGCTCGGCGACATGATTGAAGCCGTCGACAACGGCGTGCTCGACATCAACGAGGAGCGTGACTACAAGTGCGTGTGGATTCTTGAGGATGAACACGGCAACACCCGCCGCGTACCGTTCACCATAACGGGAGTGCGTCACGACATACCCGAAGCCGTCCATAAAGGTGACATGCTTTCGTGGAAAGGCAACAACGTTTACTCGGGCAACGGCATAAAAGCGTCATTCCCGGCCGGTACATTCTACGACGACATATACCTGAAAGTGACTTCCGAACCAATTGCCGGATACGTTACCGACCGATTCACCGTAGGCGACACAACAATCCCCGTAAGCGGCGAATACACAATTGAAATCGACATTGACCGTGACACCGTACCCGACAAAAACAAATATTGTCTTGTGCGCATCGACGGCAAGCGACGCTCGGCTGTCGACGCAAAATATGTCGACGGCAAGATGCAGGGGACTCCCAACCGATTAGGATCATTTGCCGTAACCACCGACACGCGTCCTCCGGTCATAAAGCCCGAAGCACCGGCCAACTGGGGCAAGCGTGGAAGAGTGAGTTACATAATTTCGGACAATCTCAGCGGAATCACCGAATATCGCGGTGAAATCGACGGAAAATGGGCGATGTTTGAACTCGACGGAAAAACGGGACGACTCTCGTTTACCATGGATCCGTCACGCTTTACCCGAAACACCAATCATGAGGTTGTGCTGAAGGTAACCGACCGATGCGGCAACACTTCGGAGCATAAATCCAATTTCCGATGGTAG
- a CDS encoding phospho-sugar mutase, whose product MENDELMKVVTEKANLWLGDGYDEATKAEVRRMLNAEDKTELIDSFYRDLEFGTGGLRGIMGAGSNRMNKYTVGAATQGLANYLKEAFAELPEIAVVVGHDVRNNSREYAEIVADIFSANGIKAYLFDSFRPTPELSFAIRELGCQSGVNITASHNPKEYNGYKAYWSDGAQIIAPHDVNIIDNVNKIKSVSEIKFEGDKSKIVIIGDEMDQKFLTAIKGLQLSPEAVAQYHDLKLVYTPIHGTGVKLIPASLRNYGFTNIINVPEQDVPSGDFPTVESPNPEVPSAMAMAIAKAKEVEADLILASDPDADRIGCVLRDDNGEYVLINGNQIVMILLNYIMTRNKELGRITGKEYIVKTIVTTETIKSIADQNGFKMYDCYTGFKWIAAVIRDNEGVGRYLGGGEESYGFLAEDFCRDKDAVSAISLMAEALAWAKTKGMNFLQMLQDIYIKYGYSREAGVSLVRKGKSGAEEIIAIMKEFRANPPKQIAGSDVVIVKDYADLNMKNLKTGEITKMDMPTTSNVLQYFTEDGTKVSIRPSGTEPKIKFYVEVKGSMKTNADYADANNKADAKIEAVKKDLGID is encoded by the coding sequence ATGGAAAATGACGAACTTATGAAGGTTGTAACCGAAAAAGCCAATCTGTGGCTTGGTGACGGTTATGACGAAGCCACCAAAGCTGAAGTACGACGCATGCTAAATGCTGAAGATAAGACCGAACTCATCGATTCATTCTATCGTGACCTCGAATTCGGAACCGGTGGATTGCGCGGCATCATGGGTGCAGGTAGCAACCGCATGAACAAATACACTGTAGGTGCAGCCACCCAGGGCCTTGCCAACTATCTTAAGGAGGCTTTTGCCGAACTGCCAGAAATAGCAGTTGTAGTTGGCCACGACGTGCGCAACAACAGCCGTGAATATGCTGAAATCGTTGCCGACATCTTCTCGGCCAACGGCATCAAGGCATATCTGTTTGACAGCTTCCGCCCCACTCCCGAACTTTCATTCGCAATCCGCGAACTCGGTTGCCAGAGCGGTGTCAACATCACAGCTTCCCACAACCCCAAGGAGTATAACGGCTATAAGGCCTATTGGTCAGACGGCGCTCAGATTATCGCTCCCCATGATGTCAACATCATTGACAACGTAAACAAGATCAAGAGCGTAAGCGAAATCAAGTTTGAGGGCGACAAGTCCAAGATCGTCATCATCGGCGATGAAATGGACCAGAAGTTCCTCACCGCAATCAAGGGTCTTCAGCTCAGCCCCGAAGCCGTGGCACAATATCACGACCTCAAGCTCGTCTACACCCCTATCCACGGAACAGGCGTGAAACTGATTCCCGCATCACTGCGCAACTACGGATTCACCAACATCATCAACGTTCCCGAACAGGATGTACCCAGCGGTGACTTCCCCACCGTAGAATCGCCCAACCCCGAGGTTCCCTCGGCAATGGCAATGGCTATCGCAAAGGCCAAGGAAGTGGAAGCCGACCTCATCCTCGCATCGGACCCCGATGCCGACCGTATCGGCTGTGTGCTTCGTGACGACAACGGCGAGTATGTCCTCATCAACGGCAACCAGATTGTCATGATACTTCTCAACTACATCATGACCCGCAACAAGGAGCTCGGCCGCATCACCGGCAAGGAGTACATCGTAAAGACCATCGTGACAACCGAAACGATAAAGTCAATCGCCGACCAGAACGGCTTCAAGATGTATGACTGCTACACCGGCTTCAAATGGATTGCAGCCGTAATCCGCGACAATGAGGGCGTAGGACGCTACCTCGGTGGAGGTGAAGAGAGCTACGGATTCCTCGCCGAGGACTTCTGCCGCGACAAGGACGCCGTATCGGCTATATCACTCATGGCCGAAGCTCTTGCATGGGCCAAGACCAAGGGCATGAACTTCCTCCAGATGCTTCAGGACATATACATCAAGTACGGATACTCTCGCGAAGCAGGCGTTTCACTCGTGCGCAAGGGCAAATCGGGCGCCGAAGAGATTATCGCCATCATGAAGGAGTTCCGCGCCAATCCTCCCAAGCAGATTGCAGGCAGCGATGTTGTCATCGTCAAGGATTATGCCGACCTTAACATGAAGAATCTCAAGACCGGCGAAATCACCAAGATGGACATGCCCACAACAAGCAATGTACTCCAGTACTTCACCGAGGACGGCACAAAGGTTTCCATACGCCCGTCAGGTACCGAGCCCAAGATTAAGTTCTATGTCGAAGTCAAAGGCTCGATGAAGACCAACGCCGACTATGCCGACGCCAACAACAAGGCCGACGCTAAGATCGAAGCCGTCAAGAAAGATCTTGGCATCGATTAA
- a CDS encoding RluA family pseudouridine synthase has product MEVVYEDNHLLVVNKAPGEIVQGDKTGDTPLVETLKLWLKEKYAKPGNVFCGVVHRLDRPVGGLVIFAKTSKALSRLNEMFRNGEVNKTYWAITRNLPPKEEDTLTHYITTTERNNKSYASLTEKKGSQKAVLKYRHIASTDRYHLLEVNLLTGRKHQIRVQLSAIGCPIKGDLKYGDKRSNPDGSISLMSHRIEFTHPVSGNKIDVTAPVPDDNLWRALDESIKKED; this is encoded by the coding sequence ATGGAAGTCGTTTACGAGGACAATCACCTGCTTGTAGTCAACAAGGCTCCCGGTGAAATAGTGCAAGGCGACAAGACCGGCGACACACCGCTTGTCGAAACGCTCAAATTGTGGTTGAAGGAGAAGTATGCCAAACCCGGCAACGTATTCTGCGGAGTTGTACACCGTCTTGACAGGCCGGTGGGCGGTCTTGTCATATTCGCCAAGACATCAAAGGCCCTGTCGCGACTCAACGAAATGTTTCGCAACGGCGAGGTAAACAAAACCTATTGGGCAATAACGCGCAACCTTCCCCCTAAAGAGGAGGACACGCTCACCCACTACATAACCACCACCGAGCGAAACAACAAGTCCTATGCCTCGTTGACCGAGAAGAAAGGCTCTCAGAAAGCGGTGCTCAAATACCGTCACATCGCATCGACCGACCGCTACCATCTGCTTGAAGTGAATCTGCTCACAGGCCGCAAGCATCAGATAAGAGTGCAGCTGTCGGCCATAGGATGTCCCATAAAAGGTGACTTGAAATACGGTGACAAGCGCAGCAATCCCGACGGAAGCATATCGTTGATGTCACATCGCATTGAGTTCACACATCCGGTCAGCGGCAACAAAATCGATGTAACGGCACCCGTTCCCGACGACAATCTGTGGCGAGCGCTTGATGAGTCAATAAAAAAGGAGGATTGA
- a CDS encoding M18 family aminopeptidase gives MEKYNASIEGLMEFMDAGVCNFLAVDTLASMLDSHGFKKLDPRDAWSLKPGGKYYTIKNHSALFAFIVGECDASSGFKIISAHSDSPGFRIKPRPEMMSDGGVMKLNTEVYGGPILYTWFDRPLSIAGRVLLRSNDPFNPETRLLRVNRPIMTIPHLAIHFNRQVNEGNPLSKQKDMLPVLGIIKQQAERDGFLHRFVAEELGVASNDIIDFDLSLYDTTKACRVGVNNEFITSGRLDDLSMVHAAVSALLASSEMCRMTRVMAIFDNEETGSGTKQGAASPVLEHICRRITMSLGGNEEDYLRAVSNSFMVSADNAHALHPNYAEKHDPTNHPVVGGGPVIKINANCKYMTDADSAAVFKTICDEAGVPCQYFVNHSDVAGGSTLGNILTSQIDLWGVDMGAALWAMHSVRETASVDDHLYTIKAFTKFYDL, from the coding sequence ATGGAGAAATACAACGCCTCTATCGAGGGACTTATGGAATTTATGGATGCCGGTGTGTGCAACTTTTTGGCCGTTGACACTCTTGCATCGATGCTTGACTCTCATGGATTCAAGAAGCTTGACCCGCGTGACGCATGGTCGTTGAAGCCGGGTGGGAAATACTATACGATAAAGAATCACTCGGCGCTCTTTGCATTTATTGTGGGTGAATGTGACGCTTCATCGGGATTCAAGATTATATCGGCCCATAGCGACTCTCCCGGATTCCGCATCAAGCCCCGTCCCGAAATGATGAGCGACGGCGGTGTCATGAAACTGAATACCGAAGTCTACGGAGGCCCTATACTATACACGTGGTTTGACCGCCCGCTGTCAATTGCCGGGCGTGTGTTGTTGCGTAGCAACGACCCCTTTAATCCTGAAACACGACTATTGCGCGTCAATCGTCCTATCATGACCATACCGCATCTGGCTATTCACTTCAACCGTCAGGTCAACGAAGGCAATCCGCTCTCCAAGCAGAAGGATATGCTCCCGGTTTTGGGTATCATCAAGCAGCAGGCCGAGCGTGACGGTTTCCTTCATCGTTTTGTAGCCGAAGAACTCGGTGTGGCGTCAAATGACATAATCGACTTTGACCTGTCGCTCTATGACACCACTAAGGCTTGCAGGGTGGGAGTTAACAATGAGTTCATCACTTCAGGCCGTCTTGATGATTTGTCGATGGTACACGCTGCCGTTTCGGCTCTGCTTGCTTCATCGGAGATGTGCAGGATGACGCGTGTCATGGCTATATTTGACAACGAGGAAACCGGTTCAGGTACGAAGCAGGGTGCAGCGTCACCGGTATTGGAGCATATATGTCGCAGAATAACCATGTCGCTTGGCGGAAACGAGGAGGATTATCTGAGAGCTGTGTCAAATTCATTCATGGTGTCGGCCGACAATGCGCATGCCCTGCATCCCAACTATGCGGAGAAGCATGATCCCACCAATCATCCGGTAGTGGGCGGCGGTCCCGTAATCAAGATAAATGCCAATTGCAAGTATATGACCGATGCCGATTCGGCGGCGGTGTTCAAGACTATATGCGACGAGGCCGGAGTGCCGTGTCAATACTTCGTCAACCACTCCGATGTGGCCGGAGGCTCGACACTCGGCAATATACTCACTTCGCAAATCGACCTCTGGGGCGTCGACATGGGTGCGGCTTTGTGGGCCATGCACTCGGTAAGGGAAACTGCATCGGTCGACGACCACCTCTACACGATAAAGGCGTTTACCAAATTCTATGACCTGTAG
- a CDS encoding ABC transporter ATP-binding protein produces the protein MIHLEDINKTYPGAVPLHVLKGINLDIARGELVAIMGASGSGKSTLLNILGILDNYDTGEYILDGTLIKNLSENRAAELRNKLIGFVFQSFNLINYKNAVENVALPLFYQGVSRRKRNALALEQLDRMGLADWAHHLPGELSGGQKQRVAIARALITKPAIILADEPTGALDSKTSVDVMQVFRQLNSEGMTTVIVTHDPNVGAQTNRIIRISDGIITQ, from the coding sequence ATGATACATTTAGAAGATATCAATAAAACTTATCCCGGCGCTGTGCCCCTGCATGTGCTGAAAGGAATCAACCTCGACATAGCACGTGGCGAACTCGTGGCAATCATGGGAGCATCGGGTTCCGGAAAGTCAACTCTGCTCAACATTCTTGGCATTCTCGACAACTACGATACCGGAGAGTACATTCTCGACGGCACATTGATAAAAAATCTCAGCGAAAACCGAGCCGCCGAACTTCGCAACAAGCTGATTGGTTTTGTGTTCCAGTCATTCAACCTCATCAACTACAAGAATGCGGTTGAAAATGTAGCCCTGCCACTGTTTTACCAAGGCGTGTCACGCCGCAAGCGCAACGCACTCGCACTTGAGCAACTCGACCGCATGGGACTTGCCGACTGGGCTCACCATCTTCCCGGAGAGCTGTCGGGCGGACAGAAGCAGCGCGTAGCCATAGCCCGCGCACTCATAACCAAGCCTGCAATAATACTTGCCGACGAACCCACCGGAGCGCTCGACAGCAAGACTTCGGTCGATGTGATGCAGGTGTTCCGACAACTGAACTCCGAAGGCATGACAACCGTAATCGTAACGCACGACCCCAATGTGGGAGCACAGACCAACCGAATCATACGCATTTCCGACGGAATCATAACCCAATAA